One genomic region from Curtobacterium sp. 9128 encodes:
- a CDS encoding ABC transporter permease produces the protein MNALRDFSPTVLVAALGTTFGSALVIAPGIVTQALTAAGLSDLGPIKAILDVIGWLFLGIALYVGAIVTANTCATLIAGQTRVLALQRLVGATGATLRSRITRAGLVVGVVGGLVGAVVGTGLSALFVAVLRGNGFLPDTSYTLVPWQLVLPIVAVVLATWGAFAVGSRRVLTVTPLQALSSSVEPSHDDVRSGTARKVWSILLMAGGGALMLVGLAVSSASPLAVLPAALGGFVSFAGIAVGATIVMPPVLALIGRIGAKDPVVLLAGRNAMRAPGRSSRATIGLVIGVTLLVTFAVALGMMQQVLEAQLRGQLQGGSPEQLQGMRDFFVQVNGVVSVIVGFSAVIAAVGVVNALALGVLQRRRELGLLRVLGLTGAQVRRMIVTEAVQMVVAAVLTGLVLGTFYGWVGGQTLLGSLGDPVGPVLPPTTIVIVVAGALVLAVVATVAPVRRAMRVPPTEALAVD, from the coding sequence GTGAACGCCCTCCGCGACTTCTCGCCCACCGTCCTGGTCGCCGCGCTCGGAACCACGTTCGGCTCCGCCCTGGTCATCGCACCCGGCATCGTCACCCAGGCGCTGACGGCCGCCGGCCTCTCCGACCTCGGCCCGATCAAGGCGATCCTGGACGTGATCGGCTGGCTGTTCCTCGGCATCGCACTGTACGTCGGGGCGATCGTCACGGCGAACACCTGCGCAACGCTCATCGCCGGGCAGACGCGGGTCCTCGCGCTCCAGCGCCTGGTCGGTGCCACCGGCGCGACGCTCCGGTCCCGCATCACCCGGGCGGGACTCGTCGTCGGTGTCGTGGGCGGACTCGTCGGTGCGGTCGTCGGCACCGGGCTCTCCGCGCTCTTCGTCGCCGTCCTCCGGGGCAACGGGTTCCTGCCCGACACGTCGTACACGCTCGTCCCGTGGCAGCTCGTGCTGCCGATCGTCGCGGTCGTGCTCGCGACATGGGGCGCGTTCGCGGTGGGGTCCCGTCGAGTCCTGACGGTCACGCCGCTCCAGGCGCTGTCCTCGAGCGTCGAGCCGAGCCACGACGACGTCCGGTCAGGCACGGCACGCAAGGTCTGGTCGATCCTGCTGATGGCCGGCGGTGGAGCGCTGATGCTCGTCGGACTCGCCGTCAGCAGCGCGTCCCCGCTCGCGGTCCTCCCGGCTGCACTCGGCGGGTTCGTGTCGTTCGCCGGGATCGCCGTCGGCGCCACCATCGTGATGCCGCCCGTCCTGGCGCTGATCGGGCGCATCGGCGCCAAGGACCCGGTGGTGCTGCTCGCTGGCCGGAACGCGATGCGTGCGCCGGGTCGGTCGTCCCGGGCGACGATCGGGCTCGTGATCGGTGTCACCCTGCTCGTCACCTTCGCCGTCGCGCTCGGGATGATGCAGCAGGTGCTCGAAGCGCAACTCCGCGGGCAGCTCCAGGGCGGGAGCCCTGAGCAGCTGCAGGGCATGCGCGACTTCTTCGTCCAGGTGAACGGCGTCGTCAGCGTCATCGTCGGCTTCTCCGCGGTGATCGCCGCGGTGGGTGTCGTCAACGCGCTCGCGCTCGGCGTGCTGCAGCGGCGGCGAGAACTCGGGCTGCTGCGCGTGCTCGGGCTGACCGGTGCGCAGGTGCGTCGGATGATCGTGACCGAAGCCGTGCAGATGGTCGTCGCGGCCGTCCTCACCGGGCTCGTGCTCGGGACGTTCTACGGATGGGTCGGCGGGCAGACGCTGCTCGGGTCGCTCGGTGACCCTGTCGGCCCGGTGCTCCCGCCGACCACGATCGTCATCGTGGTGGCTGGTGCGCTCGTCCTCGCGGTGGTCGCCACCGTCGCTCCGGTCCGGCGCGCGATGCGCGTCCCGCCGACCGAGGCGCTCGCGGTCGACTGA
- the leuA gene encoding 2-isopropylmalate synthase codes for MQNTQRPSGMPIHKYVPFHEQITVELPDRTWPTKRIDRAPRWCAVDLRDGNQALIDPMDAERKRAMFDLLVRMGYKEIEVGFPSASQTDFDFVRSLIDEGAIPDDVTIQVLTQAREHLIQRTYEAIDGAKQAIVHLYNSTSIVQREVVFRTDVQGVVDIAVAGAELCKAAEATLQHDTTVYYEYSPESYTGTELEVALEICNAVLEVFEPTPDRKVIINLPATVEMATPNVYADSIEWMSRHLAHRQNVILSLHPHNDRGTAVAAAELGYMAGADRIEGCLFGNGERTGNVDLVALGMNLFTQGIDPEISFADIDQIKRTVEYCNQLPVPERQPWAGDLVYTAFSGSHQDAINKGFDAMKAKAAAAGKSIDDVEWAVPYLPVDPKDIGRSYEAVIRVNSQSGKGGVAYLLKTDHAIDLPRKLQIEFSGVVQQRTDTEGGEFTSEKIWDLFRDEYLPADDESDKWGRYEITKTATSSDFDGTTKLAVTMRVDDGSVDADAVGTGPIDAFLSVMREQGVDVTLYDYSEHTMSASGDAKAASYVELDVDGVRLWGVGIDADIATASLKAIVSAVNRAVRAGAAAGASPELVSA; via the coding sequence ATGCAGAACACCCAGCGCCCCTCCGGGATGCCGATCCACAAGTACGTCCCGTTCCACGAGCAGATCACCGTCGAACTCCCCGACCGCACCTGGCCGACGAAGCGCATCGATCGCGCTCCCCGCTGGTGCGCCGTCGACCTGCGTGACGGCAACCAGGCCCTCATCGACCCGATGGACGCCGAGCGCAAGCGCGCGATGTTCGACCTGCTCGTGCGCATGGGCTACAAGGAGATCGAGGTCGGGTTCCCCAGCGCCTCGCAGACGGACTTCGACTTCGTCCGCAGCCTGATCGACGAGGGCGCGATCCCCGACGACGTCACGATCCAGGTCCTGACGCAGGCGCGCGAGCACCTGATCCAGCGCACGTACGAGGCGATCGACGGCGCCAAGCAGGCCATCGTCCACCTGTACAACTCGACGTCGATCGTCCAGCGCGAGGTCGTCTTCCGCACCGACGTGCAGGGCGTCGTCGACATCGCGGTGGCCGGTGCCGAGCTCTGCAAGGCCGCAGAGGCCACGCTGCAGCACGACACGACGGTCTACTACGAGTACTCGCCGGAGTCCTACACGGGCACCGAGCTCGAGGTCGCGCTGGAGATCTGCAACGCCGTGCTGGAGGTCTTCGAGCCGACGCCCGACCGCAAGGTGATCATCAACCTGCCGGCCACGGTCGAGATGGCGACGCCGAACGTCTACGCCGACTCCATCGAGTGGATGTCACGCCACCTCGCCCACCGGCAGAACGTGATCCTGTCGCTGCACCCGCACAACGACCGCGGGACCGCCGTCGCCGCCGCCGAGCTCGGGTACATGGCCGGTGCCGACCGCATCGAGGGGTGCCTGTTCGGCAACGGGGAGCGCACCGGGAACGTCGACCTGGTCGCCCTCGGCATGAACCTGTTCACGCAGGGCATCGACCCGGAGATCAGCTTCGCGGACATCGACCAGATCAAGCGCACGGTCGAGTACTGCAACCAGCTGCCCGTGCCGGAGCGCCAGCCGTGGGCCGGTGACCTCGTCTACACGGCGTTCAGCGGGTCGCACCAGGACGCGATCAACAAGGGCTTCGACGCCATGAAGGCCAAGGCGGCCGCAGCAGGGAAGAGCATCGACGACGTCGAGTGGGCGGTGCCGTACCTGCCCGTCGACCCGAAGGACATCGGCCGTTCGTACGAGGCCGTCATCCGCGTCAACTCGCAGTCCGGCAAGGGCGGGGTCGCGTACCTGCTCAAGACGGACCACGCGATCGACCTGCCCCGCAAGCTGCAGATCGAGTTCTCCGGTGTCGTGCAGCAGCGCACCGACACCGAGGGCGGCGAGTTCACCTCGGAGAAGATCTGGGACCTCTTCCGCGACGAGTACCTGCCGGCCGATGACGAGTCGGACAAGTGGGGTCGGTACGAGATCACGAAGACCGCGACCTCGAGCGACTTCGACGGCACCACGAAGCTCGCCGTCACGATGCGTGTCGACGACGGATCGGTGGACGCCGATGCCGTCGGGACCGGCCCGATTGACGCGTTCCTCTCCGTGATGCGCGAGCAGGGCGTCGACGTCACGCTGTACGACTACTCGGAGCACACGATGAGCGCCTCCGGTGACGCGAAGGCAGCCTCGTACGTGGAACTCGACGTCGACGGCGTGCGGCTCTGGGGCGTCGGGATCGACGCCGACATCGCGACCGCGTCGCTCAAGGCGATCGTGTCCGCCGTGAACCGTGCGGTCCGCGCGGGCGCTGCCGCCGGCGCCTCCCCGGAGCTCGTCTCCGCCTAG
- the recO gene encoding DNA repair protein RecO has product MPLYRDECVVLRTHKLGEADRIVTMLSRQHGKIRAVAKGVRRTASKFGSRLEPFMVVDAQFYEGRSLDIVTQAESLGSYGAQIVADYSAYTAASAMVETADRLSEADAGLQQYLLLVGALRSLARSEHVPSATLDSYLLRAMSIAGWAPSFSDCAVTGEPGPHSAFVVQLGGVVADGAAPPGSPRLDLTTLSLLGSLLAGDWRTVDAADERSRSRASGVVAAYAQWHLERSLKSLPHVDRTEHPAPVPTTHGGPEATARAVASTPAPPSPTPDRSAPEGTRTA; this is encoded by the coding sequence ATGCCGCTGTACCGGGACGAGTGTGTCGTGCTCCGCACCCACAAGCTCGGTGAGGCGGACCGCATCGTCACGATGCTCAGCCGACAGCACGGCAAGATCCGCGCCGTCGCGAAGGGCGTCCGACGAACGGCATCGAAGTTCGGGTCGAGGCTCGAGCCGTTCATGGTCGTCGACGCCCAGTTCTACGAGGGCCGCTCGCTCGACATCGTGACCCAGGCGGAGTCCCTCGGGTCGTACGGCGCGCAGATCGTTGCCGACTACAGCGCGTACACGGCCGCCAGCGCCATGGTCGAGACCGCCGATCGCTTGAGCGAAGCCGACGCCGGACTCCAGCAGTACCTGCTGCTCGTCGGTGCCCTCCGTTCCCTCGCCCGCAGCGAGCACGTGCCGAGCGCGACGCTCGACTCGTACCTGCTCCGCGCGATGAGCATCGCTGGATGGGCGCCCTCGTTCTCGGACTGCGCGGTCACGGGGGAGCCCGGCCCGCACTCGGCGTTCGTCGTCCAGCTCGGCGGGGTCGTCGCCGACGGGGCCGCGCCTCCCGGATCGCCCCGGCTCGACCTGACGACGCTGTCGCTCCTCGGCTCGCTGCTCGCGGGGGACTGGCGCACGGTCGACGCCGCCGACGAACGGAGCAGGTCTCGGGCCTCCGGCGTGGTCGCGGCGTACGCCCAGTGGCACCTGGAACGATCGCTGAAGTCCCTGCCGCACGTCGACCGCACCGAGCACCCCGCGCCGGTTCCGACCACGCACGGCGGACCGGAAGCGACGGCCAGGGCGGTCGCGTCCACCCCGGCACCCCCGTCACCGACCCCCGACCGCAGCGCCCCCGAAGGGACCCGCACCGCATGA
- a CDS encoding isoprenyl transferase: MSPRRSVEPESFKPIDWTGETPPAIPARFVPEHVAIVMDGNGRWANGRGLTRIEGHKAGEASLLDVVAGGIQIGVKHISAYAFSTENWKRSPEEVRFLMGFNRDVIRRRRDQLNEWGVRVRWAGRRPRLWRSVIEELETAERMTAGNDVLTLTMCVNYGGRNEIADAVRSLAEDVAAGRLKPSQVTEKALAKRLYVPEMPDVDLFLRSSGEQRTSNFLLWQSAYAEMVFLDRLWPDFRRSDLWGAIEEYASRDRRYGGAVDAPTA; this comes from the coding sequence ATGAGCCCCCGTCGTTCCGTCGAACCGGAGTCCTTCAAGCCGATTGACTGGACCGGCGAGACGCCCCCGGCGATCCCCGCGCGGTTCGTCCCGGAACACGTGGCGATCGTGATGGACGGCAACGGCCGGTGGGCGAACGGTCGCGGACTCACGCGCATCGAGGGACACAAGGCGGGAGAGGCCTCCCTGCTCGACGTCGTCGCCGGCGGGATCCAGATCGGCGTCAAGCACATCTCGGCGTACGCGTTCTCGACGGAGAACTGGAAGCGCTCCCCGGAAGAGGTCCGGTTCCTGATGGGCTTCAACCGTGACGTCATCCGCCGCCGTCGGGACCAGCTGAACGAGTGGGGCGTTCGCGTCCGCTGGGCCGGACGGCGCCCACGGCTCTGGCGCAGCGTCATCGAGGAACTCGAGACCGCCGAGCGGATGACGGCGGGCAACGACGTGCTCACCCTGACGATGTGCGTCAACTACGGCGGTCGCAACGAGATCGCCGACGCGGTCCGGTCGCTCGCCGAAGACGTCGCAGCCGGCCGTCTCAAGCCGAGCCAGGTGACCGAGAAGGCCCTCGCGAAGCGCCTGTACGTGCCGGAGATGCCCGACGTCGACCTGTTCCTCCGGAGCTCGGGGGAACAGCGCACCAGCAACTTCCTGCTGTGGCAGTCCGCCTACGCCGAGATGGTGTTCCTCGACCGGCTCTGGCCGGACTTCCGACGCTCCGACCTGTGGGGCGCGATCGAGGAGTACGCGAGCCGCGATCGCCGCTACGGCGGCGCCGTGGACGCCCCCACCGCGTAG
- a CDS encoding LysR family transcriptional regulator: MDDLDPQLLRALRAVADAGSITGAAATLGYSQPAVSQLLQRAEQRLGHALLLRGARGVTLTEAGQVLADHALHVQAALTAAQEDLDAVGGLARGRVRIAGFPSASSTLVPAVLASMAAAVPGVTTSYVEVEPPEALELVRRGEVDVALTFTYVGDDVATDAGLVTRALGRDPLALVRLALVRSGGPGHVRPAGSVGAVAGSTAGSVAVDLASLRGARWIGGCPRCRGHLLASCASAGFVPDIVLETDNAAAVVGLVAAGLGVALLPRLALATTVIPPGVSIDPVDDELARRVEVVVARGAERVPSVRAALDAVRAAEPLLA; this comes from the coding sequence ATGGACGATCTCGACCCGCAGCTGCTCCGCGCGCTCCGAGCCGTCGCCGACGCCGGGTCGATCACCGGCGCCGCAGCCACCCTCGGGTACAGCCAGCCAGCCGTCAGCCAGCTCCTGCAGCGGGCCGAGCAGCGACTCGGGCACGCGCTGCTGCTCCGGGGCGCACGCGGCGTCACCCTGACCGAGGCGGGACAGGTGCTCGCGGACCACGCGTTGCACGTGCAGGCAGCCCTGACCGCTGCACAGGAGGACCTCGACGCCGTCGGAGGGCTCGCTCGCGGACGCGTCCGGATCGCCGGCTTCCCGAGCGCCTCGTCGACACTGGTGCCCGCGGTGCTCGCGTCGATGGCGGCCGCGGTCCCCGGGGTCACGACGTCCTACGTCGAGGTCGAGCCGCCGGAGGCGCTCGAGCTGGTCCGGCGCGGCGAGGTCGACGTCGCGCTGACGTTCACGTACGTGGGTGACGACGTCGCGACCGACGCCGGGCTCGTCACCCGGGCGCTGGGTCGCGATCCGCTCGCCCTCGTCCGACTCGCGCTCGTCCGGTCGGGAGGCCCGGGGCACGTCCGCCCCGCCGGCTCGGTCGGTGCCGTCGCCGGTTCCACGGCCGGTTCTGTCGCGGTCGATCTCGCCTCCCTGCGTGGTGCGCGCTGGATCGGCGGCTGCCCGCGCTGCCGCGGGCACCTGCTCGCCTCGTGCGCGAGCGCGGGGTTCGTGCCGGACATCGTGCTCGAGACCGACAACGCGGCAGCGGTCGTCGGCCTCGTCGCGGCCGGACTCGGGGTGGCGCTCCTCCCTCGGCTGGCGCTCGCGACGACGGTGATCCCACCAGGGGTGTCGATCGATCCGGTCGACGACGAGCTCGCGCGGCGGGTCGAGGTCGTCGTCGCACGCGGTGCCGAACGGGTGCCGAGTGTCCGGGCGGCGCTCGACGCGGTGCGCGCGGCGGAACCGTTGCTGGCCTGA
- a CDS encoding aminotransferase class V-fold PLP-dependent enzyme, with product MDSFVDGHGYLAACTAGLPTRGTLAAMRADLDEWGTGGSSPIRYGDLVEAGRALFAQIVGVDASRVATGSQTSVMTAVVASSLPDGAEVLVPERDFSSIVFPFLAQAHRGIRVRSVPLASLATAVTPDTALVAWSAVQSATGAVAENDAVVAAARAVGARTLCDLTQAAGILPISAAPFDVTVTHAYKWLCAPRGVAFMTVSAATQEWLRPVQAGWYAGEDVWSSCYGPAMRLADDARRFDVSPAWQAWPGAVAALRHVASLDMDTVWRHGTGLADRLAARLGVAGQSQAVMTVPDPSGAGLAALTAAGITASGRAGRLRLAFHHWNDESDVDAVAAVLGR from the coding sequence ATGGACTCCTTCGTCGACGGCCACGGCTACCTCGCCGCATGCACCGCCGGGCTCCCGACACGGGGGACCCTCGCGGCGATGCGTGCCGACCTCGACGAGTGGGGCACCGGCGGATCGAGTCCGATCCGGTACGGGGACCTCGTGGAAGCGGGGCGAGCCCTGTTCGCGCAGATCGTCGGCGTCGACGCCAGCCGGGTCGCGACCGGCTCGCAGACCTCCGTGATGACCGCGGTCGTCGCGTCGTCGCTGCCGGACGGCGCCGAGGTCCTCGTCCCGGAACGGGACTTCAGCTCGATCGTCTTCCCGTTCCTCGCACAGGCGCACCGCGGGATCCGTGTCCGGAGCGTCCCGCTCGCATCGCTGGCGACGGCCGTCACCCCGGACACCGCACTCGTGGCGTGGTCGGCGGTCCAGTCGGCGACCGGCGCGGTCGCCGAGAACGACGCCGTCGTGGCCGCCGCCCGTGCCGTCGGCGCGCGGACCCTCTGCGACCTCACCCAGGCGGCGGGAATCCTGCCGATCTCGGCCGCACCGTTCGACGTCACCGTCACCCACGCCTACAAGTGGCTCTGCGCGCCGCGGGGCGTCGCGTTCATGACGGTGTCCGCCGCCACCCAGGAGTGGCTCCGCCCGGTCCAGGCCGGCTGGTACGCCGGCGAGGACGTCTGGTCCTCCTGCTACGGCCCGGCGATGCGGCTCGCCGACGACGCCCGCCGGTTCGACGTGTCGCCGGCATGGCAGGCCTGGCCCGGGGCGGTCGCCGCCCTGCGGCACGTCGCGTCGCTCGACATGGACACGGTCTGGAGGCACGGCACCGGTCTGGCGGACCGACTGGCGGCCCGCCTCGGGGTCGCCGGGCAGTCGCAGGCCGTGATGACGGTGCCGGATCCGTCCGGCGCCGGGTTGGCCGCGCTCACCGCGGCGGGGATCACGGCGTCCGGCAGGGCGGGGCGACTCCGGCTCGCGTTCCACCACTGGAACGACGAGTCGGACGTGGACGCAGTGGCGGCGGTGCTGGGCCGTTAG
- a CDS encoding glycine--tRNA ligase has product MAQPSRLDSVIALAKGRGFVFQSGEIYGGSRSAWDYGPLGVELKENIKRQWWQRFVRGRGDMVGLDSAVILPRKVWEASGHVATFTDPLVECLHCHHRFREDHLIEAFEAKKNRAPEGGMAEIACPNCGTRGQWTEPREFSGMLKTYLGPVESEEGLNFLRPETAQGIFTDFAQVVTTSRMKPPFGIGQVGKAFRNEITPGNFIFRTREFEQMEIEYFVPPADAETHYEQWIADSIAWYTDLGIDPENLRRFDVPDGERAHYSDATADIEYRFGFQGSEWGELMGVANRTDFDLNNHIESSGKDLRYFDQAANEKYVPYVIEPSFGLTRALMAFLLDAYHEDEAPNAKGGVDKRTVLRLDPRLAPVKAAVLPLSRNEQLSPVARGLADDLRKNWNVDFDDAGAIGRRYRRHDEIGTPFCITVDFDTLEDKAVTVRERDTMAQERVALDQLQGYLAQRLVGA; this is encoded by the coding sequence TTGGCTCAGCCCTCCCGTCTCGACTCGGTCATCGCCCTCGCCAAAGGCCGTGGGTTCGTCTTCCAGTCGGGTGAGATCTACGGCGGATCCCGTTCCGCATGGGACTACGGGCCCCTCGGCGTCGAGCTGAAGGAGAACATCAAGCGCCAGTGGTGGCAGCGGTTCGTCCGCGGCCGTGGCGACATGGTCGGTCTCGACTCTGCCGTGATCCTGCCCCGCAAGGTGTGGGAGGCCTCCGGCCACGTCGCGACCTTCACCGACCCGCTCGTCGAGTGCCTGCACTGCCACCACCGCTTCCGCGAGGACCACCTGATCGAGGCCTTCGAGGCCAAGAAGAACCGCGCACCGGAGGGCGGCATGGCGGAGATCGCCTGCCCGAACTGCGGGACCCGCGGTCAGTGGACGGAGCCCCGCGAGTTCTCCGGGATGCTGAAGACCTACCTCGGCCCGGTCGAGTCCGAGGAAGGCCTGAACTTCCTCCGTCCCGAGACGGCGCAGGGCATCTTCACCGACTTCGCGCAGGTCGTCACGACCAGCCGCATGAAGCCCCCGTTCGGCATCGGCCAGGTCGGCAAGGCGTTCCGCAACGAGATCACGCCCGGCAACTTCATCTTCCGGACGCGAGAGTTCGAGCAGATGGAGATCGAGTACTTCGTCCCGCCGGCCGACGCCGAGACCCACTACGAGCAGTGGATCGCGGACTCGATCGCCTGGTACACGGACCTCGGCATCGACCCCGAGAACCTCCGTCGCTTCGACGTGCCGGACGGCGAGCGTGCGCACTACTCCGACGCCACCGCGGACATCGAGTACCGCTTCGGGTTCCAGGGATCGGAGTGGGGCGAGCTGATGGGCGTCGCGAACCGCACCGACTTCGACCTCAACAACCACATCGAGTCCTCCGGCAAGGACCTCCGGTACTTCGACCAGGCCGCCAACGAGAAGTACGTCCCGTACGTCATCGAGCCGTCCTTCGGCCTGACGCGGGCGCTCATGGCGTTCCTGCTCGACGCGTACCACGAGGACGAGGCCCCGAACGCGAAGGGCGGCGTCGACAAGCGCACGGTCCTGCGTCTCGACCCGCGCCTCGCTCCCGTCAAGGCCGCGGTGCTGCCGCTGTCCCGCAACGAGCAGCTCTCGCCGGTCGCCCGTGGGCTCGCCGACGACCTGCGCAAGAACTGGAACGTCGACTTCGACGACGCCGGGGCGATCGGCCGCCGCTACCGTCGCCACGACGAGATCGGCACGCCGTTCTGCATCACGGTCGACTTCGACACGCTCGAGGACAAGGCCGTCACCGTCCGCGAACGCGACACCATGGCGCAGGAACGCGTCGCCCTCGACCAGCTGCAGGGCTACCTCGCGCAGCGCCTCGTCGGCGCCTAA
- a CDS encoding DsbA family oxidoreductase — protein MSNDSVKVDVWSDIACPWCYIGKRKFEAGVSAFGAGPDGHSVEVEYHSFELSPDTPVDFEGTEAEFLSGHKGMPVDQAQQMLDQVSGIAASVGLDYDFEAMHHTNTVKAHQVIHLAKQHGKQLDMVERLFAAYFERGEHVGQESSLADLAAEVGLDRDEVLATLRDDAKLADVRADQAQAQAYGINGVPFFVIDGKYGVSGAQDPAAFEQVLRQVVALRESTPEEVAAATERAADDASADMEATR, from the coding sequence ATGAGCAACGACAGCGTGAAGGTCGATGTCTGGTCCGACATCGCGTGCCCCTGGTGTTACATCGGCAAGCGGAAGTTCGAGGCGGGCGTCAGCGCGTTCGGTGCCGGACCCGATGGGCACAGCGTCGAGGTCGAGTACCACTCCTTCGAACTGAGCCCGGACACCCCGGTCGACTTCGAGGGCACGGAGGCCGAGTTCCTCTCCGGACACAAGGGCATGCCCGTCGACCAGGCGCAGCAGATGCTCGACCAGGTGAGCGGGATCGCGGCGTCCGTCGGACTCGACTACGACTTCGAGGCCATGCACCACACCAACACCGTGAAGGCGCACCAGGTCATCCACCTGGCGAAGCAGCACGGCAAGCAGCTCGACATGGTGGAGCGGCTCTTCGCGGCGTACTTCGAACGTGGTGAGCACGTCGGACAGGAGTCCTCGTTGGCCGACCTGGCCGCCGAGGTCGGGCTCGACCGTGACGAGGTGCTCGCGACCCTGCGCGACGACGCCAAGCTCGCCGACGTCCGTGCCGACCAGGCGCAGGCCCAGGCGTACGGCATCAACGGCGTGCCGTTCTTCGTGATCGACGGCAAGTACGGCGTGTCCGGTGCGCAGGACCCCGCGGCGTTCGAGCAGGTGCTCCGCCAGGTCGTCGCGCTGCGCGAGTCGACGCCGGAGGAAGTGGCCGCGGCGACCGAGCGCGCTGCGGACGACGCGAGCGCGGACATGGAGGCGACCCGGTGA
- a CDS encoding YbaK/EbsC family protein: MTTDAIARFDADAAARGLRVEVVERPAANSLAEAADLLGITPGDIVKTLVVKRHDGDFVLALVPGGRSIAWKKLRALVGVNKLSMPDAATALQASGYERGTITPIGATGDLPVFADERIVGRRVALGAGRHGASAFVDADDLIAAYGATVADITDEAPQR; the protein is encoded by the coding sequence ATGACGACCGATGCCATCGCCCGATTCGACGCCGACGCCGCAGCCCGCGGACTCCGGGTCGAGGTGGTCGAACGCCCGGCCGCGAACTCCCTCGCCGAGGCAGCAGACCTGCTCGGCATCACCCCGGGCGACATCGTCAAGACCCTGGTCGTCAAGCGCCACGACGGCGACTTCGTCTTGGCGCTCGTCCCGGGCGGCCGGAGCATCGCGTGGAAGAAGCTCCGGGCGCTCGTCGGCGTGAACAAGCTGTCGATGCCCGACGCCGCGACCGCGCTGCAGGCCTCCGGCTACGAACGCGGCACGATCACCCCGATCGGCGCGACGGGCGACCTGCCGGTCTTCGCTGACGAACGCATCGTCGGCCGTCGCGTCGCACTCGGCGCCGGCCGCCACGGTGCGAGCGCGTTCGTGGACGCCGACGACCTGATCGCGGCCTACGGCGCGACGGTCGCGGACATCACCGACGAGGCACCCCAGCGCTGA
- the dusB gene encoding tRNA dihydrouridine synthase DusB, translated as MTITQAPRKPLRIGPIEVDVPVVLAPMAGITNMAYRRLCREYGAGLYVCEMITSRALVERTPVSMQLIQHHESETPRSIQLYGVEPNTVAEAATILVGEDRADHIDLNFGCPVPKVTRKGGGAALPWKTELFKELVTKTVRAAGDVPVTVKMRKGIDADHLTYIDAARIARDAGVAAVSLHARTANEHYSGEADWSAIATLKEAVTDIPVLGNGDIWSAADALRMVDETGCDGVVVGRGCLGRPWLFGDLAAAFRGEGLRYMPSLGEVAVGFRRHAELLVEFFGSEEHGCRDIRKHVAWYFKGYPIGGDVRSGLAMASSLQEIDDLLAQLDHDAPYPGADAEGPRGRAGHPKRTALPDRWLESRDVEPAFRKVLAAAELHHSGG; from the coding sequence ATGACGATCACACAAGCCCCCCGGAAGCCCCTGCGCATCGGCCCGATCGAGGTCGACGTGCCCGTCGTGCTCGCGCCGATGGCGGGCATCACGAACATGGCGTACCGCCGGCTCTGTCGTGAGTACGGTGCCGGGCTGTACGTCTGCGAGATGATCACCTCCCGTGCCCTGGTCGAGCGCACGCCGGTGTCGATGCAGCTCATCCAGCACCACGAGTCCGAGACCCCGCGCTCCATCCAGCTGTACGGCGTCGAGCCGAACACCGTGGCGGAAGCCGCGACGATCCTGGTCGGCGAAGACCGTGCCGACCACATCGACCTGAACTTCGGGTGCCCGGTGCCGAAGGTCACGCGCAAGGGCGGGGGCGCGGCGTTGCCGTGGAAGACCGAGCTCTTCAAGGAGCTCGTCACGAAGACTGTGCGTGCCGCTGGTGACGTCCCGGTCACCGTGAAGATGCGCAAGGGCATCGACGCCGACCACCTCACCTACATCGACGCCGCCCGCATCGCGCGCGACGCCGGTGTCGCCGCGGTCTCGCTGCACGCGCGCACCGCGAACGAGCACTACTCCGGCGAAGCCGACTGGTCGGCGATCGCGACCCTGAAGGAAGCCGTCACCGACATCCCGGTCCTCGGCAACGGCGACATCTGGTCGGCTGCCGACGCGCTCCGCATGGTCGACGAGACCGGTTGCGACGGTGTCGTGGTCGGGCGTGGGTGCCTCGGCCGGCCGTGGCTCTTCGGCGACCTCGCGGCGGCGTTCCGCGGCGAGGGCCTGCGGTACATGCCGTCCCTCGGAGAGGTCGCGGTCGGGTTCCGTCGGCACGCCGAGCTCCTCGTCGAGTTCTTCGGGTCCGAGGAGCACGGTTGCCGGGACATCCGGAAGCACGTCGCCTGGTACTTCAAGGGGTACCCGATCGGCGGTGACGTCCGGTCCGGGCTCGCCATGGCGTCCAGCCTGCAGGAGATCGACGACCTGCTCGCTCAGCTCGACCACGACGCGCCGTACCCGGGTGCCGATGCCGAAGGTCCCCGTGGTCGCGCAGGACACCCCAAGCGCACGGCACTGCCCGACCGCTGGCTCGAGAGCCGCGACGTCGAGCCTGCGTTCCGCAAGGTCCTCGCCGCCGCCGAGCTGCACCACAGCGGCGGATGA